From Hypanus sabinus isolate sHypSab1 unplaced genomic scaffold, sHypSab1.hap1 scaffold_842, whole genome shotgun sequence, a single genomic window includes:
- the LOC132390297 gene encoding translocon-associated protein subunit delta-like: MEWWRRRVSVLAVLVAAVACLCAAETCTEPSIVPSYYTTSDAVISSETVFIVEISLTCKNGAQNVALYADVDGKQFPVTRGQDVGRYQVSWSAEHKLARSGTYEVKFFDEESYSALRKAQRNKEDYTATKPLFAVSVDHRGAWNGPWVATEVVAAAIGLLVYYLAFSAKSNIQA; encoded by the exons ATGGAGTGGTGGCGGCGGCGGGTCTCGGTGCTGGCGGTCCTCGTAGCGGCTGTCGCCTGCCTGTGTGCCG CGGAGACATGCACTGAGCCCTCGATTGTCCCGTCTTATTACACGACGTCGGATGCGGTCATCTCATCCGAAACTGTCTTCATTGTCGAAATTTCCCTCACCTGCAAAAATGGTGCACAG AACGTTGCACTCTATGCAGACGTTGACGGCAAGCAGTTTCCCGTCACCCGAGGGCAAGACGTGGGACGCTACCAG GTCTCCTGGAGTGCCGAGCACAAGTTGGCCAGGTCCGGGACGTACGAGGTGAAGTTCTTCGACGAGGAGTCCTACAGCGCCCTGAGGAAA GCTCAGAGGAACAAAGAGGACTACACAGCCACGAAGCCCCTGTTTGCTGTCAGTGTTGACCACCGG GGAGCCTGGAACGGTCCCTGGGTTGCAACGGAGGTGGTTGCTGCTGCCATCGGACTCCTGGTCTACTACCTAGCCTTCAGTGCCAAGAGCAACATCCAGGCTTGA